The following is a genomic window from Salmo salar chromosome ssa23, Ssal_v3.1, whole genome shotgun sequence.
atagaccataactcaaaacccggaaataataaatcaaacacccttttcccaaaacaccaccctgaaccacataaaaaaagtaccctctgccacgtcctgaccaaactacaataccaattaacccttatactggccaggacgtgacaccaatcAGAACGTGCTCCGTGGCTAAATAggtggttgcttcaagttgtgtttATTTGGTCTTTTGTGTATTGCGTTGTTatcaactccaattccaatgttaCTCTGTTATAGCCTAGTTGGTTAAATAGCCTGCCCCATATTTGCAACATATGTTGAACATGTTTGCGGTCGACCTGTTTATATAAGCATTGCATTGCTTCAGTATGGAAATACATTGTTAAATAGGCTATAGCATTTGCACTGATATAGGGGCtcctaggcctactgtaaattgcagtctggacatggacatgccaaacgtagtcaataagcaagattaaattcaCTAGGCTATTGAAAAGGCCTAAAAAGacagtgtataattgtaattAAATTCTAATAAAAACGAAATGACATTTAAATAGGCTATGTCTAAATACAGTTACAGGAACCATAATTGCTCCCTGTGGGCATATAATACAGACAAGGAATCTTAGACTATGGAGGATTTTATGCATATCCAAACCTTTCACAGGTGCTGGATTAAGATCCAGTATAAAGAGAAAGGGGAAATTTCCACATTATACTACTggcaaatgtaatgttttataaaCATTATGGAACCATCTTACAGATAATATCTGCACTACAGAAATAGCAGATGACAATTGCATTGCATTTGAACCATGTAGCAGCTTACTTCATCATCATAAACCCATGGATGTGAATATTTCTAATAAGTTTAGTATTCAATCAAATTAAATGAAAAACAATCCGTTTTTTTTAAAACCAATGTCGTGGAATGATTCtaatcaaaaggagagactttTAATTTCTTTAAAACAAGTTCACTTTATGATTTAATTACTGCAGTAACGGAGCTTGTCAACGACCCTCTCGTAGGTGATTCTATAGCAAAGTCCATCCTCCTGGTTTTCAGTGGTTTTGAGCAAACATACATTTTGTAATTTTACTCATCAAGCTTGTTCAAATTCAGCTCACCTCGAGCAGAGTTTGTTGATTCAAAGTACAATTGTAAGGCAGCCAACTGCAATAGGATTGTGAGTACGCTCAACATTTGGGCATATACCGTAGCAGACCCAACATACATTGTTGCCTTTTAAAAATGTACTCACACATACATTAGatcaatttattgtccttctaaAGTCCACCCAACTCACAAAATAACGGTGATTAAGAAATTGGTTCAGTTggcttttttttaaatgcatagttaagtagtgtgtgtgtgtgtgtgtgtgtgtgtgtgtgtgtgtgtgtgtttttgtctttgtGATGTGGTTCCAGATGTTCATTATTGACAAAGTGGACGGAGACAGCGTTTCTCTGGGTTCTTTCGACATCTCCGGTTCCAAGTACACTCCCGAGGGAGAAGTGTGAGTatagcctggaaacacacacacacacacacacacacacacacacacacacacacacacacacacacacacacacacacacacacacacacacacacctgacttactgtcttctccatctctctctcagtactAAGAACGGTGCATTAGTGAAGTGTGGCCAGTATGATGGCTTGGTGGAGCTGTCCACCATCTGTGCTCTGTGCAATGACTCCTCTATGGACTACAACGATGTAAGTGAGTGTTTGTGagtttgcgtgcgtgtgtgtgcatgcgtgtgtgcgtggtaCTGAGTCAGCACTCAGTATCTGTATATGTGTAGCTGTTATTTTATGTATCTGATATGTGTATTGGTCTAGACCAGATCTGATagtgtctttcccctctctcctctccctctctcttgcagaCTAAGGGAATCTATGAGAAGGTGGGCGAGGCCACTGAGACCGCTCTGTGCTGCCTGGTTGAGAAGATGAATGTGTTCAACACTGAAGTGCGCGGCCTGTCCAAGCCCGACAGAGCCAACGCCTGTTGCTCTGTAagtcttccttcctccctccctccacctttcCTCTATCCCtcatttcctccctctctccagtccaccctctctcacctccctcttttTCTTCTGGCTTCCCTCTCCAACATACTCCCCCATTCCATCCCTCTCATTCCTCCCTCTCCAGCCTACCCAtgtcctctccgtctctctcccaggTGATCAAGCAGCTGATGAAGAAGGAGTTCACCCTGGAGTTCTCCAGAGACAGGAAGTCCATGTCAGTGTTCTGCTCACCAGCCAAGTCCTCTAAGGCTGCTGTCGGCAACAAGATGTTCGTCAAGGTGAGAGAATACCGGCAACCATCTCTATGGAAATGCTCAGAGTAAACGCCCCCAGTGACGTTGTCATATCAGTAATCTCTATAGCAATCTTGCAGTGATTGTTTATAAAGTTCCAAAATGCTCCTTGAgtcctgactgttctctctctccctctatctctctctccttagggCGCTCCCGAGGGTGTTATTGAGAGGTGTGCATATGTGCGCGTTGGCACCACCCGTGTGCCCTTGTCCGAGCCTGTCAAGAACAAGATCATGACTGTGATCAAGGAGTGGGGGACTGGCCGTGACACCCTGCGTTGTCTGGCACTGGCCACCCGTGACACACCCCTCCGCATGGAAGAGATGAACCTCGTAGACTCCACCAAGTTCGGCGACTACGAggtgagaaaggagaggagagaaggggggagcacgtcagggagagaggggggggggaggaattTAAGTACCTTCTGTGTTTATTTACCTAGAATTTAAGGGGTTCCtgagtggctcagcggtctaaggcaatggATCGCAGTGCTGAGGCGTGACCGGGAaccccatagggtagtgcacaattggcccagcgccgggGGGAGATTGGCAGGGGTCTTTctttggctcatcgcgctctagcgactccttgtggctttgaacggtgtttcctccgacacattggtgcagctgaaTTCCGGGTTAAGTGTGCAGAGTGTTAAGaagtttcggaggacgcatgtctcaaccttcacctctcccgagcccattgaggagttgcagcgatgagacaaggtcGTAACTAACAATTAGGGGGAAAATGTataataacaaaaaatgtattataataattactTGGTAAATACAAACAAATCTGCTGGAATTTCTATCTAAATTCATTACATTCAAGCTTTATTTGCACAACAACTCATTTAATTTCTAAAGCACTTGCCctacgtctcctctctctctctgtctgtggtcCACAGACTGACCTTACCTTCGTGGGCTGCGTGGGCATGCTGGACCCCCCTCGTAAGGAGGTCATTGGAGCTATTGAGCTGTGCAGGGCTGCTGGCATCCGCGTCATCATGATCACTGGTCAGTATACTGGACAGTAAAAATGTGATGCTTTTCCTAAAGTTCCCTGTTTTCCAAGAAAACCCGGTTGGAAGTTCCCGGAATAAAGACAGAATAAACAGGAAAtccggaatcctccaaccaggatttctggaaaacctgggattttgggaaagttacccaATTTTTGCAACCCTAGCttactttttctctctgtctgcatgtctttatcattcccactgtttCCATCCATCTACCTCTTCTCTGTTGGTTGTCTTTCCTCCATTATAGTTCATTCTGAAATAAATTGAGAAACAATATCTTACAACTcattaccctccctccctccctccctcccaggtgACAACAAGGGAACAGCCGTGGCTATCTGCCGTCGTATTGGCATCTTCACCGAGGATGAGGACACTACTGGCCGAGCCTTCACTGGCCGTGAATTTGACGACCTGCCCCTCCACGAGCAAAAAAAAGCAGTCCGCAAGGCCTGTTGCTATGCCCGCGTTGAGCCCTCTCACAAGTCCAAGATCGTTGAGTTCCTGCAAGGCTTCGATGAGATCACCGCCATGGTGaggggaggaaacaggaacaGAGGAGATATCTATTTAAAACTCAAAAGCTTTATTGTACAACCTTACAAATGACAACAAATTTAATATTTGCAGAAATACGATTCATATCATCTAGAACACATCACTAACAGTCATCTTCCTTCTCTACCTTCTcttttcttccttctctctcttcctcctcctccaccagaccGGAGATGGAGTGAACGATGCCCCCGCCCTGAAGAAGGCCGAGATCGGCATCGCCATGGGCTCTGGCACTGCCGTTGCCAAGTCTGCCTCTGAGATGGTCCTGGCCGACGACAACTTCTCTTCCATTGTGGCAGCCGTCGAGGAGGGCAGAGCCATTTACAATAACATGAAGCAGTTCATCCGTTACCTCATCTCCTCCAACGTCGGTGAGGTCGTCTGGTGAGTGttcggggtgggggggtgggggggggggggtgaagtgACCACATCACAACTGAGACATTACCGTGGTTGACCGCTAATCCAGAGGGACTTGTTGGAAGACAGAGATTCACTGTAGTAGCAGCATAACTACTTGACTGCCATGAGTGTGACCAAGACACCACTGTGAGCAAGAACATCAATATGACGGCCACACACAGTTCTAGTCACAAATGActcttcttttttctttctttctttccctcgctcatcatccatccctccatctctctcagtatCTTCCTGACCGCTGCCCTGGGTCTGCCGGAGGCTCTGATCCCTGTCCAGCTGCTGTGGGTCAACCTGGTGACTGATGGTCTCCCTGCCACTGCCCTGGGCTTCAACCCCCCTGACCTGGACATCATGAGCAAGCTGCCCCGCTCCCCCAAGGAGCCCCTCATCTCTGGATGGCTGTTCTTCAGATACCTCGCCATTGGAGGTACGATACGATAAGATACCATACCAACACTTTTATTGTCCATTTTCAAGGAAATGTATTCTGTGAAGTCAGGAACACGTCAAAAACAccaaatacaaaacaaaacaatacaaTTACAAATGCACTGGCCATTCTGCTTTCCTCCTACTCTCCTTTTCTTTCAACAACCATTGGGGGTCACTAGAATACCATTGTGAATGCATGACCAATACATTGCCTCATTCTAAGTAGTTTGCTAGTGTGGATGTGGTTTTTAAGTAGTATGCTAAGGTGGATATTGTGTCTAAAGCCCCATCCTTTGTCCACATTCTAATTGTGCCCACATTTgtagacaggtgtagacaattAAAAGACTCATTGTGATCTAATTGTAAATCAGATCTTCCAAGTGTAAACAAACAAGATCAGGTCAAAGAACAcattggtcatttagcagacgctcttatccagagcaacttacagtaaagCACATACTTTTTTCATAATTGtgccctgtgggaatcaaacccacaaccttggcattgCAAGCCCTGTATAAACAGGGATTATGTAGAATGCTAGCGAGGATATTGGAACAGAGCCATGTTCCAGGTTCAACATATGCTCACTATCATGTATCTCATGAAGCTATGCCCGACACTCCAACCCTGAACTATCCCTGGCTCAGTCGTAAATCTAACTGCAACCCTGACCCAATGTCAAACACTTAGAGCCTCAACCCTCACCGACTGCTGCTTTGCCCAACGAGGGGCGTAcagcagtggcggtcggtgcggTTTAACATAAAGGAGGACGATTATTTTTTTAataagcatggccttatttctattacagcatattggatgactgtcattcatatcccattcacccagctcaatgtaacatcgctAGGTTTAGGCTATTACATGATACTAAAATGTTCTCTTTACCCATCattaggttgctacaacctaacctATGAATGAAcgtttacaacataggtgcacaggtcgagagataAATTTGAGTAATTAAGGTGACAGACAGTcgcacattcaataccgccttgcacacgcTTGCctacatctagctgatctagggtgtaatcattagtccaacagttacaAATGAGTTTCTAATTCAGGTACATTTATCCCTGTTGTGTTCCGTtcgcttccgtttaagaaacgtttttcaacagaattggtggAATGAATGCAACTCTGATCACacaaacagttcactttcatagcagccacatacaaacagcatgatcacttttcttgtagtataattccttctcgcatctacgtgacctcctcctctcacattttccttcgcttgtggacatctgtgcacaacacatcagctttctgtgaccaggcgaaaaaaacattccaagccaaaccttcatatcataatcgctacacacagcctacatcgttgtcaccatattatctaactagaactaacacattagtaaacccgctacaatcatgcagtacagtcagcaagcagtttagcagttacaccggctggccccagtggcaatatatttataaaaccaaaacCTTACTTTGACttagagttccagtgttggatagccatagttAGCGAGCtagcatagcatccctctgtttgagccaggtgtttgagtaggctaaactagttagctgcattcactagctaagtaagtgaaagtgaaaaaaatacaacgaaatatgtgactcaccacctggattcggtcttatgcagcaacatttgaatttctgtttttttacattggatatcatacactgcatttgaggaaacaatgggaaagtaattctgccttgaaagttgatcaacttgtaaactcacttgtgagaaaaccgtctttcaatgttttggtatctacacccattcagcattgttcacacgctcttaagccttagccccacccatctctttaagggttgatccgtgcgttctgtactaacttgccagctacttccagacatctaagagagagagaacagctcactgaacattactcgctctagcagagctggttaggctgttatgttatctaGAGTGTTGGTggctgcaactgtgctgtcagattgttcGTTCGAAAAATTGGAACGGGGGGGGaatacaacaaaatatagctagctctctctctctcttgcttgctTCTCAataatttttgaagaaatgtatttgttcaaaactgttcaactattctttctctctttctgagtCTGCTCACCACATTCTATGCACtgcaatgctagctagctgtagcttatactttcagtactagattcattctctggtccttttattgggtggacaacatgtcagaggagaacggaaactagctgtcctccagctacaccatggtgctaccctacagagtgctgttgaagctactgtagacctttaatcaattatttggtgccGTGAATATTTTTAGgaaagttttatctaaaaatgataactTCTTTTGTTTCACAACAATAAAAAACATGCCATCCTCCTCTAAGAAGCCTCCACTGGCTTACAGCCTAGACACCCTGCCCCCCTCTACCACACCACATTTAAATTGAGcagtgctttattggcatggtggTGGGACACAAACTGCAGCCAAAGCAATAATCAAATTAATGTTACACCGGTTCTGTACATCCTAGGGATAAAGGAACACGGTAGATACAAAATACACATTTAATTAAAAGTAATTAAATTCTACACAAGCAAACAACAACAAAGTATGCCCTCATCTCGAATACTTCAACAGGAAAAGGTAATCAAATCAATTGGACAGATTACAATTTAGATCAATGTTACCTGACTTCCTGTGGTCTGTGTTCCAGGCTACGTTGGTGCTGCTACCGTTGCTGCTGCCGCCTGGTGGTTCCTCTACAGTGAGGACGGCCCTGGCGTGTCTTTCTACCAGCTGGTGAGTAGTAGCATTAGATATGGAAGAGGAAGCAAGACCTCCCACTCCCTAATTTTTATTTCAATGgaagtcaatgaactaagcagaCTGCTATGacattggtgtctatgggaggTGCACCCCCTTAAGCAAGTCCTGACCAAGTCTGAcaaagtcctaaagcaatgggactccctaaatctgtttcagattattaccaatctcacaaggtatgactccaaacacccagaaaagactactgtcctcgatgttatcctgacaaataatcctgataggtacaGTATCAGTCTAGTGTTTTCTGTAATGGCCTTAGTGTtcattgttttacagcctgtgttcgtaatgacTGCTCAGtaaaacgacctgtcctgatttgttatagacgcttgctaaaaaactttaatgagcaagccttccttccaactggcctctgtaaaatggtatagaatcagcttgataccctctgtcgaagacgcttggacattcttttttgatattttcagtggtattgttaacaaacatgcccgcataaagaaaatgagaattaaaaacaggttcagcccctggttcgaccgtgatcttgcagagttactccaccttaaGAATTGCATtcggcgaaaggctcggcacacgcatactcaggctggcttgctatcgttcaggcaaatgagaaataagtgcactcaggctatccggaaggttaaagttagttactttaaggagcagttctctctctgtgggtctaaccccaataaattctggaaaacggttaaagacctggagaataaaccatcctcctcacagctgcccatgtcccttaatgttgatgatgtggttgttactgacaagaagcacatggctgagctctttaattaATCACCACTTCagtaagtcaggattcctatttgactcagccatgcctccttgcccatccaacatttcctcatatcccaccccttctaatgcacctatccccgatgcttctccctatttttcccctgccccgctacaaagtttcttcctgcaggcagtcactgagtctgaggtgctaaaggagctccttaaacctgaccccaaaaaaacatctgggtcagatggttaagaccctttcttctttaaggatGCTgtccctatcatcgccaagcctgtctcccctttctggggaggttcccattgcttggaaggcagccacggttcgtcctttatttaaaggggtagatcaagctgatcctaactgttataggcctctTTCtatttgccctgtttatcaaaagtgttggaaaaacttgtcaataatcaactgactggctttcttgatgtcgaTAGTATTCTCTTgcgtatgcaatctggtttccgctcaggttatggatgtgtcactgcaaccttaaaggtcctcaatgatgtcaccatttccCTTGAGTCTTAGCAAtactgtgctgctatttttattgacttggcaaagcttttgatacggtagaccattccattcttgtgggccggctaaggagtattggtgtctctgaggggtctttaggctgatttgctaactacctctctcaaagagtccagtgtataaagtcaaaaaatatgctgtctcagccactgcctgtcaccaagggctcaatcctaggcctcacgctcttctcaatttacatcaacaacatagctcaggcagtaggaagctctctcatcatttatatgcagatgatacattcttgtactcagctggcccctcccggatcttgtgttaaatgctctacaacaaagctttcttagtgtccaacaagctttctctacccttgacctttgttttggaggtgttcagaacaaggttatgcggtttggtaagaagaatgcccttcctcccacaggtgttattactacctctgagggtttagagcttgaggtagtcacttcatacaagtacttgggagtatggctagacagcacatatcaaagctgcaggctaaagttaaatctagacttggtttcctctatcataattgctcctctttcaccccagctgccaaactaaccctgaatcagatgaccatcctacccatgctagattacggagacataatttatagatcggcaggtaatgttgctctcgagcggctagatgttctttaccatttggccatcagatttgtcaccacacacatccctgggtcgcccctcttttcagttcgctgcagctagcgactggaacgagctgcaacaaacactcaaactggacagttttatctcaatctcttcattcagagACTCAACcgtggacacttactgacagttgtggctgctttgtgtgatgtattattgtctctaccttcttgccctttgtgctgttgtctaagcccaataatgtttgcacaatgttttgtgctgctaccatgctgtgttgtcatgtgttgctgccttgctatgttgttatcTTAGGCCTCTTTATCCCATGGacctgtccccacaggaggcattttgccaggctgtcattgtaattaagaatttattcttaactgacttgcctagttaaaagttaaatcaaataaaaatgaagCAGACAATCCCAATCCCAAATCGCAACCCTAGTCTGGCTCTCTATGTAGCTCTGAATTAATGTATTTTTTCCCTATACAATCCTGGGGGTAAGGGGCTACCTAGGACTTACATTTAAATTCGTTATTGAGCAAAAATATGCAGTCTGGTGTGTAGAACAGAGGTTGCGTCCCACCCTATATAGGGccctgtttaaaagtagtgcactataggaaaTAGGGTCACATTTGGGATTTAACCAGACTCTGTAGAACAGGGATTGGTCTCCACTTTTTGTCCCAGCCCAGCACACCTGTATCACATAATAAACTATTGCTTTTTAGAATTAGAAAAACTTTGTCCACACAAATGTAGAAATTTGGCCTTGGCTTCACCAGATTAAAACAGACATGAAACGCCATCCCAGATAATGAAATATACCGTACAAAAGTGCTACAGTGCCACTGCAGTTCCAAATTCATATATGTTGCGTCATTGGTCTAAAACCATAATCATCATCAAGAGATCCTCATTTAAAATAGACCAATAGTCAAAGACCTTCATTTAATGTTATGGGTAGGGGCTACCTAAGATCTAAATTTAAACTTCTTACTGAGCAAAAATGTAGTGAATGATTCTGTGATAATCCAGTAAATGGTTCCATCCTAATTCTCTTGATTTTTCTCTTCAGTCCCACTTCATGCAGTGCCACGAGGAAAACGAGGACTTTGTCGGCGTCCACTGTGAGGTGTTTGAGGCC
Proteins encoded in this region:
- the LOC106583902 gene encoding sarcoplasmic/endoplasmic reticulum calcium ATPase 1 yields the protein MENAHAKESEEVVSYFGVDQTAGLTPEQFKKNLARYGHNELPAEIGKTIWELVVEQFEDLLVRILLLAACISFVLALFEEGEETVTAFVEPLVILLILIANAIVGVWQERNAESAIEALKEYEPEMGKVYRSDRKNVQMIKAREIVPGDVVEVSVGDKVPADIRLVKINSTTLRVDQSILTGESVSVIKHTDAVPDMRAVNQDKKNMLFSGTNIASGKAIGIAVATGVSTEIGKIRDQMAATEQEKTPLQAKLDEFGEQLSKVISLICVAVWMINIGHFNDPVHGGSWIRGAVYYFKIAVALAVAAIPEGLPAVITTCLALGTRRMAKKNAIVRSLPSVETLGCTSVICSDKTGTLTTNQMCVTKMFIIDKVDGDSVSLGSFDISGSKYTPEGEVTKNGALVKCGQYDGLVELSTICALCNDSSMDYNDTKGIYEKVGEATETALCCLVEKMNVFNTEVRGLSKPDRANACCSVIKQLMKKEFTLEFSRDRKSMSVFCSPAKSSKAAVGNKMFVKGAPEGVIERCAYVRVGTTRVPLSEPVKNKIMTVIKEWGTGRDTLRCLALATRDTPLRMEEMNLVDSTKFGDYETDLTFVGCVGMLDPPRKEVIGAIELCRAAGIRVIMITGDNKGTAVAICRRIGIFTEDEDTTGRAFTGREFDDLPLHEQKKAVRKACCYARVEPSHKSKIVEFLQGFDEITAMTGDGVNDAPALKKAEIGIAMGSGTAVAKSASEMVLADDNFSSIVAAVEEGRAIYNNMKQFIRYLISSNVGEVVCIFLTAALGLPEALIPVQLLWVNLVTDGLPATALGFNPPDLDIMSKLPRSPKEPLISGWLFFRYLAIGGYVGAATVAAAAWWFLYSEDGPGVSFYQLSHFMQCHEENEDFVGVHCEVFEAAPPMTMALSVLVTIEMCNALNSLSENQSLLRMPPWSNLWLVGAMSLSMSLHFVIIYVDPMPMIFKLTHLNVEKWMVVLKLSFPVILIDEVLKFVARNYLEVADDNLVSKKWD